CCTTCAGCGTCCTGCTCGGCGTGTACGAAGGGCTGCTGTACCGCTACACCGGCCAGGCCGAGTTCACCATCGGCTGCCCCGTGTCGCTGCGCCGCGGCCGGGCCCTGCGGGAGGCCGTCGGGCTGCTCGTCAACCTTGTCGTGCTCCGCTCCTCGTTCACCCCGGCGACCACGTTCGCCGAGGCGTTCGCGGCGGCGCAGCGCCAGGTGTCCGGCGGGCTCGCCCACGCGGCGTACCCCTTCGCGCTGGTCCAGCCGCCCGGGCCGGACCGGGAGCCGCTGGTGCGGGCCACGTTCACGATGCTCGCCCGGCAGCCCGGCGACACCCTCTCCGACGGCGACCACGGCTTCGCCGGGCACCACATGCGCCGGCTGTCGATGCCGTGGGACGAGGGGCAGTTCGACGTCGCGGCGACCGTGCGGGAAGGGCTGGACCGCTCGCTGTCCGTCGAGCTCAGCTACGACACCGACCTGTTCGACGCCCCGACCGTCGACCGGCTGCTCGGCCACTACCTCGGCCTGCTCGGCGCCGCCTGCGCGGCACCGGACCGGCCCGTGTCCCGAGCGTCCATGGTGGACGAAGCCGAGCGGCGCGCGCTGCTGGCGCTCGGATCGGCGGTATAGGGGCCGTATAGCGGGCGCCGGCAGATTGTCCGCAGACACACGCGACGAACCCTTGAAGGGAGGACAGCGTGCAGCAGGGAATTCTCTCGACCGTCGGCAACACGCCGCTCGTGCGGCTGGATCGCTTGGTTCCCGGTACCTCCCAACAGATCTACGCGAAGCTGGAGCGCTTCAACCCCGGCGGCAGCATCAAGGACCGCGCCGCCCTCAACATGCTGCGCGGCCGGGTGGAGTCCGGCGAGCTGGTGCCGGGCCGTTCGGTGGTCGTCGAGTCCAGCTCCGGCAACCTCGCGATCGGCCTGGCGCAGATCTGCGCCTACTACGGCATCCGGTTCATCTGCGTGGTGGACCCCAAGACGACCCGGCAGAACCTCGCCATCCTGCGGGCGTACCAGGCGGAGATCGAGATGATCGGCGCGCCGGACCCGCAGACCGGCGAGTACCTGCCGGCCCGGGTCCAGCGCGTGCAGGAGCTGCTGGCCTGCCTGCCGCACGCCTACCGTCCCAACCAGTACGCCAACCCGCTCAACGCCGCCGCCCAGCGCCAGACGATGGCCGAGATCGTGGCCCAGCTGGACGGCCGGGTCGACTACCTGTTCCTGTCCACCGGCACCTGCGGCACGCTCGTGGGCTGCGGCGACTACCTGCGGGAGCGGGGGCTGCCCACCCGGATCGTGGCGGTCGACGCGGTCGGCAGCGCCATCTTCGGCCAGGCGCCGCGGCCGCGGCTCATCCCGGGGCACGGCGCGTCGGTCATCCCGCAGCTGGCCGGCTCCGCCGCGCCGGACGAGGTGACCTACGTGTCCGACCTGGACTGCGTGGTCGGCTGCCGGCTCCTGGTCAACCGGGAGGCGGTCCTGGCCGGCGGCTCGTCCGGTGCCACCGTCTCGGCGCTGCTGCGGTACCTGCCGGAGATCCCGGACGGCGCGACGTGCGTGCTGATCTTCCCGGACAACGGCGACCGCTACCTCGACACCATCTACTCCGACGACTGGGTGACCGAGCACTTCGGCGAGGTCTCCCACCTGTGGAAGGACGAGACATGCTGATCGTCGGCCGGTCCGCGGTGCGGCGCATCCTCGACGGCGCCGACCCGGAGGTCGTCCGGGTGGTCGAGCGGGCCTACCGCCTGCACGAGCAGGGTGGCACCAGCGTGCCGCACTCGGTGTTCCTGCGCTTTCCCGACGGCGGCTTCCCGGACGCGGCGCGCAGCCGGATCATCGGCCTGCCCGCCTACGTGGCGAGCGAGCCGCCGGCCGCCGGGCTCAAGTGGATCTCGTCGTTTCCCGCCAACATCACCCGCGGCGTGGAGCGGGCCAGCGCGGCGATCGTGCTCAACTCGCTCGCGACCGGCCAGCCGACCGCGCTGGTGGAAGGCTCGGTGATCTCGGCCCGCCGCACGGCGGCCAGCGCCGCGCTCGCCGCCGACCTGCTGACCCGCCACCACCGCCCGGACGGGCTGTCCCTGATCGGATGTGGCCTCATCAACGCGCAGGTGCTGCGCTTCGTCGCCGGCGTGGTACCGCTGCCGTCCCTGGCGGTCTTCGACCTGGATGAGGCGCGCGCCGAGGCGTTCGCCGAGAAGGCGTCCCGGCTGCTGCCGGACACCCCGGTCGCGGTGGCGCCGACGGCCGAGAAGGCGCTCGCCGCGCACCGCCTCACCTCCCTGGCCACCACCGCCGCCACCCCGCACCTGTCGCTGGCCTCGTGCCCGCCGGACGCGGTCGTGCTGCACCTGTCCCTGCGCGACCTGGAGCCCGGCGACCTGCTCGGCGCGTACAACGTCGTCGACGACGCCGACCACGCCTGCCGCGAGCTCACCTCGCTGCACCTGGCGCAGCGGCTCACCGGCGGCCGCGACTTCATCCACGCCACGATCGGCGGCCTGGCCGGCGGGCAGCCGCTCCCGCCCGCCGACGGCCGGCCGGTGGTGTTCTCGCCGTTCGGCCTCGGCGCCCTCGACATCGCGCTGGCCGAGCACGTGCGCGCCGAGGCGCAGCGCTGCGGTCTCGGCACGCGGGTCGACGACTTCCTGACCGACTGACCAATACACCGTCCACAACAGACAGAGCGAAGGAGACAGCGCGATGAGCGACGACCGTGCCTACCAGGTGGTCCGCAACGACGAGGAGCAGTACTCGATCTGGTGGACCGACCGCGACCTGCCGGCCGGCTGGCACGCCGAGGGCACCGAGGGCACCCGCGAGGAGTGCCTCGCCAAGATCGGCGAGATCTGGACCGACATGCGCCCGCTGAGCCTGCGCCTGCGGATGGAGGCGGCCGGCTCCGCCGCGTGAGCCGGCCACCACCCCGATTCCCTTGAGGAGCGTCCCATGAGCACCGTTCTGCCCACCGGCCCGGCCGTGGCGAGCGCGGTCGGCCCGGTCGTCCTGCCCGAGGTCGTCTCCTGGCAGGCCGCGCTGACCCCGCACGCCACCGCCGTCGTGTCCGGCGACGACCGGCTCGACTACGCCGCGCTCGACCTGCGGGCCAACCAGCTGGCGCACCACCTGGTCGCGCTCGGCGTCGGCCCGGAGTCGCTGGTCGGCGTCGACCTCGGCCGCGGCGTCGACCTGGTGGTCGCGCTGCTGGCCGTGTGGCGGGCGGGCGGCGCCTACGTACCGCTGGACCGCGCCCACCCCGCCGACCGGCGCCGGTGGATCCTCGCCGACACCGGGGCCAGGGTGCTGCTGACCCGCTCCGACCGGATCGACTCCGCCCCGGGGCCGGCGGGATCCGGTCCGAGGAGCGAAGCGACGAGTCCGGATGGCGCCGGCTTCCCGGGGCGCTCAGCGAGCGCGACCGGCACAGCCGCGGAAGGCGTCGCCCACGTGGTGCGCCTCGACGCCGACCGGTGGGCGGTCGCCGCGCGGCCCGGTACCGCGCCGTGCGTGGCGATCGACCCGACCAGCCCCGCGTACGCCATCTACACCTCCGGCTCGACGGGGCGGCCGAAGGGCGTCGTGGTGACCCACGAGGGGATCGGCAACCGGGTGGCCTGGGCGGTGCTGGAGCACGGCCTGTCCGCGACCGACCGGGTGCTGCAGAAGACGGCGCTCAGCTTCGACGCGGCCTGCTGGGAGTTCTTCGCCCCGCTCGTGTCCGGTGGCACCGTCGTGCTCGCGCCGGACGGCGCCGAGCGCGACCCGGCCGCCATGGTGGCCGCGATCCGGGCGCACGACGTCACCGTGCTGCAGGGCGTGCCGTCGGTGTTCTCGCTGCTGGTCGAGGAGCCGGACTGGGTGCACTGCGACTCGCTGCGGCTCATCTTCTCCGCCGGCGAGCCGCTGTTCGGCGAGCTGTGCCAGCGCATGCTCGCGGCGTCGCCGGGCGTGCGGATCTGGAACACGTACGGACCGACCGAGTGCGCGATCGACGTGACCGCGCACCCGGTGGACCCGGCGCAGCTCACCGGGCCGGTGCCGATCGGCCGGCCGCTGCCCAACCTGCGCGTCCAGGTGCTCGACGAGGACCGGATGCCGGTGCCGATCGGCGTCGTCGGCGAGCTGTACGTCGGCGGGGTCGGCCTCGGTCGCGGCTACCTCGGCCGGCCCGACCTGACCGCCGAGCGCTTCGTGCCGGACGAGTTCGGCGCCGGCGGCGACCGGCTTTACCACACCGGCGACCAGGTGCGCTGGCGGCCCGACCACACGCTGGAGTTCGTCGGCCGGGTGGACAACCAGCTCAAGATCAATGGGGTACGGATCGAGCCGGCCGAGGTCGAGGCCGCGCTCGCCGCCCACCCCGACGTGCGCGGCGTGGCGGTCGTCGGGTTCGCCGACCCGGCCGGCCGCAAGCGCCTCGCCGCGTACCTGACCGGCCGCCGCCACCTCACCGCCGTCGAGCTGCGCGACTTCCTCACCGACCGGCTGCCGGAGGCGCTCGTGCCGGCGGTGTTCGTGCCGGTCGAGGAGTTTCCGCTCACCCCCAGCGGCAAGGTGGACCGCTCCGCGCTGCCGCCGATCGAGACCACCGTCGAGGCACCCGGCTACGTGGCGCCGCGCACCGAGGCCGAGCGGACCGTCGCCGGCGTCTGGCAGGACCTGCTCGGCGTCGAGCGGGTCGGCGTGCACGACAACTTCTTCCAGCTCGGCGGCTCCTCGCTGGTCACCATCCGGCTCGGTGGCCGGCTCGCCGCGGTGTCCGGCGTCAAGCTGCCGCTGCGCGACCTGCTCGCCGCGCCCACCGTCGCCGACCAGGCCCGCCTGCTCTTCGGCGAGACCGTCACCGAGCACCCGCCGGTCACCCGGCTGCCGCGCACCGGCACGCTGCCCCTCTCGTACGCCCAGCGCCGGCTGTGGCTGCTCGACCAGTTCTCACCCGGCAGCCACGAGTGGGTGGTGCCGCTGCTGTTCCGCCTGCCCGCGGCCCTGGACCCGGAGACGGTGCGCCGGGCGCTGGCGATGCTGGAGGAGCGGCACGAGCCGCTGCGCACCCGGTACCTCGTCGACAACGGCGAGCCGCGCCAGCGCGTGGTGCCGCCCGGCTGGGTCGAGCTGCCCGTGCACGACGGCCGCGCGCAGCCGCTGACCGCGCTCGTCGCCGCGCAGATGCGGCAGGGCTTCGACCTGTCCAGCGGTCCACTGTGGAGGGCGAGCCTGGTGACCGAGCCGGGCCGCGACCACCTGCTGCTGCTCACCCTGCACCACATCGCCTCGGACGCCGCCACCTCGGTCGTCCTGGAGCGCGACGTGCGCGAGCTGTGCGCGGCACTCGCCGAGGGGCGCCCCGCCGCCCTGCCCGAGCTGACCGCGCAGTACGCGGACTACGCCGCCTGGCAGCACGAGCAGCTCACCCCCGACACGGTCGAGCGCGAGCTGGGCTTCTGGCGCGAGACCCTGGCCGGCCTCCCCGAGCTGGAGCTGCCCCTGGACCGCCCGCGCCCCGCCGAACGCGACCCCGCCGGCGCGCACGTGCCGTTCACCGTGCCCGCCGCGGTGGTCGCCGCGCTCGCCGAGGTCGGCCGCCGGCACTCGGCCACCCCGTTCATGACCCTGCTGGCCGGGTTCGCCACGGTCGTCGCCCGCCACAGTGGACAGTGGGACCTCGCCGTCGGCGCCCCGGCCAGCGGCCACCGGCCGCCCGGCACCGAGCACATCGCCGGCGTCTTCCTCAACCCCGTCGTGCTGCGCTGCACGCTCGACCCCGAGCTGCCCTTCGAGCGCGCCGTCGCCGCGGTGCGCGAGCGGGCCCGGGCCGCCTACGCGCACCAGGATTTGCCGTTCGAGCGCCTCGTCGAGGACCTCGGCGGCGCCCGCGACCTGTCCCGCACCCCGCTCTACCAGGTCATGTTCAACCTCCAGGAGAGCGCGATGACCGGCGGGGCGAGCGACGACGCCGAGGCGCTCGACGCCCTGCGCGAGGCCGCCCGGATCGCCAAGACCGACCTCAGCCTGCACCTGTGGCCGAGGCCCGACGGCTCCCTGGCCGGCGCCCTGGAGTACGCCACCGCGCTCTTCGACCCCGGCACCGCGCGCCGGCTGACCGACCACTTCGTCCGGCTGCTCACCGACGCCGCGAGCCGCCCCGGCACCCGCCTGGCGGAGCTGGACCTGATCCCTCCCGGCGAGCGCCGCCGCCTGCTGCGCGACTGGAACGGCCCCGACGTGGCCCGCGCCGCCGCCACCGCGTGCGACCTCTTCGAGGCGCAGCGCGAGCGCACGCCGGGCGCCGTCGCGATCCGCCAGGGCGGCCGCGAGACCACGTTCGCCGAGCTCGACGACCGGGCCAACCGCTTCGCGCACCACCTGCGACGGGCCGGCGTCGGCCGCGGCGCGACGGTGGGCATCCTGCTCGACCGCGGCGTCGACCTCGTCGCCGCGCTCCTCGGCACGTGGAAGGCCGGCGCCGCCTGCCTGCCCTTCGACCCGTCGTACCCGGCCGACCGGATCGCGCACATGCTCGGCACCGCCGGCGCGGCGCTCGCCATCACCCGCGCCGCCTACGCCGACCGGTTCGGCGTACCGACGCTGATGGTCGACACCCACCGCTGGATGATCAACGCGGAGTCGAGCGCCCGGCCGCCACGGGACACCGACCCGGAGGAGGTGGCGTACGCGCTGTTCACCTCCGGCTCGACCGGCCGCCCCAAGGGCGTGCTGCTCAGCCACCGCGCGGTCGCCAACTTCCTGGCCTGCGCGGCCGAGACCGAGGCGCTCGGCGACCGCGGTGGCCGGCCCACCGGCGGCGGCTCACCGCTGTTCTCCACCGTGGCCTTCGACCTCTCCATCGCGAACATCTGGAGCGCGCTGGTCGCCGGCCGCCCGGTGACGCTGCTGCCGCAGGACCTCGACGTCGCCGACCTCGGCCGGCTGCTGGCCGAGGCGGGGCCGTTCGACCGGTTCATCCTCACCCCGGCCCACCTGGAGCTGATCACCGAGCAGCTCGACGCCGGGCAGGCCGCGGAGCTGGCCGGTCTACTGTGGACGGCCGGCGCGATCCTGCCCCGCCGCCTCGCCAACCGGTGGCTGGAGCTGCTCGGACCGGGCGGGCTCGTCAACACGTACGGCCCGACCGAGACCACCGTGGTCATGTCCGCGTACCCGGTCGTGGCGCCGCAGGACCAGGAGATCGTGCCGATCGGCCGGCCGATGGCCAACACCACCGTCCGCGTGCTCGACGGCCGGCTGCGGCTGCTGCCCACCGGCGCGGTCGGCGAGCTGCACATCGGCGGCGCCTGCCTCGCCACCGGGTACGCCGGCCGCCCCGACCTGACCGCCGAGCGGTTCGTCCCCGACCCGTACGGCCCGCCCGGGTCCCGCCTGTACCGCTCCGGCGACCTGGTCCGCATGCGCGCGGACGGGACGATGGACTACGTCGGGCGGATCGACGACCAGGTCAAGGTCAACGGGTACCGCATCGAGCCCGGCGAGATCAAGGCGGTCGTCGAGGAGCACGCAGGCGTCCGCGAATGCGTGGTCATCGCCCACCAGGACCGCCTCGTCGCCTTCTACCGCGGCGACCCCGCCGCCGACCTCGCGGCGCACTGCGCGCGGCGGCTGCCGGACTTCATGACCCCGAGCCTGTTCGTGCCGGTCGAGCGGATCGCGTTGAACACCAACGGCAAGGTCGACCGCGCCGCCCTGCTGCGCGCGCTCGACGAGGCCGTCACCGGCGGTACCGACGAGCCGGTCGCGCCGCGCAACGTGGTCGAGGAGCGCATCGCCGCGGTCTGGACCGACCTGCTCGGCGTGCCCGTCGGGGTGCGCCACAACTTCTTCGCGCTCGGCGGCCACTCCATCCTCGCCGCGCGGCTCGCCGCCGGCCTGCAGGAGGAGTTCGGGCTGGACCTGTCGATCCGGCTCGTGTTCGAGCACCCGACCGTCGAGGCCCTGGCCATCGCCGTCGAAGACCTGATCCGGGCCGAGGTGGACGCGCTGTCCGAGGCCGACCTGACGCACGACCTGATGCGATCCGAGGAGCTGCTGGCATGACCACGACCGCGAACCAGCCGACCCTGCGCGACGAACTGCTCCAGCGGCGGCTGTCCGGCCTGGCCGCCGGCAGGCGCCGCGGGATACCCACCGCCGACCGGTCCGGCGACCTGCCCCTGTCGTACGGCCAGCAGCAGATGTGGTTCCTCAACCGGATGGACACCGCCAGCGCCGAGTTCCTGGTGCCGTCCGTGCTGCGGCTGCGCGGCCCGCTGGACGCCGGCGCGCTCGCCGCCGCCTGGAACGCGCTCCTGGCCCGCCACGAGATCCTGCGCACCCGGTACGCCCTGGCCGGCGCCACCCCGGTCCAGGTGATCGACCCGCCGCGCCACGTCGAGCTGCCCACAGTGGACCTGCGCGGCCTGCCGGACGCCGAGCGGGACGCCCGCGCCGCCGAGCTGACCGCAGGCACCACCGAGACCGGCTTCGACCTGGCCGAGGAGTGGCCGGTCCGGGCCACCCTGCTGCGCCTCGGCGCCGGCGAGCACCTGTTCGTGACGGTCATGCACCACATCGCCTGCGACGCGCCCGCCATCGAGGTCCTGCTCGGCGAGCTGGCCGTGCTGTACGGCGCGTTCGCCGCCGGGCAGGACAGCCCGCTCGCGCCGCCCGCCCTGCACTTCGCCGACTTCGCCGCCTGGCAGCGCGAGCAGCTGCGCGGCGACGGGCTGCGCCCGCACGTCGACTACTGGCGTAACCAGCTCGCCGGCGTCACCCCGCTGGAGCTGCCCGCCGACCGGCCGCGCCCGCGCGTGCGCGACTGGCGCGGGGCCGCGCTCCCCTTCGCGCTCAGCCCCGAGCTCTCGGCCGCGGTGCGTGACCTCGCCCAGGGCGCCGGCACCACCCTGTTCGTGACGCTCATGGCCGCGTTCCAG
This genomic stretch from Phytohabitans houttuyneae harbors:
- a CDS encoding MbtH family protein encodes the protein MSDDRAYQVVRNDEEQYSIWWTDRDLPAGWHAEGTEGTREECLAKIGEIWTDMRPLSLRLRMEAAGSAA
- the sbnB gene encoding 2,3-diaminopropionate biosynthesis protein SbnB; this encodes MLIVGRSAVRRILDGADPEVVRVVERAYRLHEQGGTSVPHSVFLRFPDGGFPDAARSRIIGLPAYVASEPPAAGLKWISSFPANITRGVERASAAIVLNSLATGQPTALVEGSVISARRTAASAALAADLLTRHHRPDGLSLIGCGLINAQVLRFVAGVVPLPSLAVFDLDEARAEAFAEKASRLLPDTPVAVAPTAEKALAAHRLTSLATTAATPHLSLASCPPDAVVLHLSLRDLEPGDLLGAYNVVDDADHACRELTSLHLAQRLTGGRDFIHATIGGLAGGQPLPPADGRPVVFSPFGLGALDIALAEHVRAEAQRCGLGTRVDDFLTD
- a CDS encoding non-ribosomal peptide synthetase — protein: MSTVLPTGPAVASAVGPVVLPEVVSWQAALTPHATAVVSGDDRLDYAALDLRANQLAHHLVALGVGPESLVGVDLGRGVDLVVALLAVWRAGGAYVPLDRAHPADRRRWILADTGARVLLTRSDRIDSAPGPAGSGPRSEATSPDGAGFPGRSASATGTAAEGVAHVVRLDADRWAVAARPGTAPCVAIDPTSPAYAIYTSGSTGRPKGVVVTHEGIGNRVAWAVLEHGLSATDRVLQKTALSFDAACWEFFAPLVSGGTVVLAPDGAERDPAAMVAAIRAHDVTVLQGVPSVFSLLVEEPDWVHCDSLRLIFSAGEPLFGELCQRMLAASPGVRIWNTYGPTECAIDVTAHPVDPAQLTGPVPIGRPLPNLRVQVLDEDRMPVPIGVVGELYVGGVGLGRGYLGRPDLTAERFVPDEFGAGGDRLYHTGDQVRWRPDHTLEFVGRVDNQLKINGVRIEPAEVEAALAAHPDVRGVAVVGFADPAGRKRLAAYLTGRRHLTAVELRDFLTDRLPEALVPAVFVPVEEFPLTPSGKVDRSALPPIETTVEAPGYVAPRTEAERTVAGVWQDLLGVERVGVHDNFFQLGGSSLVTIRLGGRLAAVSGVKLPLRDLLAAPTVADQARLLFGETVTEHPPVTRLPRTGTLPLSYAQRRLWLLDQFSPGSHEWVVPLLFRLPAALDPETVRRALAMLEERHEPLRTRYLVDNGEPRQRVVPPGWVELPVHDGRAQPLTALVAAQMRQGFDLSSGPLWRASLVTEPGRDHLLLLTLHHIASDAATSVVLERDVRELCAALAEGRPAALPELTAQYADYAAWQHEQLTPDTVERELGFWRETLAGLPELELPLDRPRPAERDPAGAHVPFTVPAAVVAALAEVGRRHSATPFMTLLAGFATVVARHSGQWDLAVGAPASGHRPPGTEHIAGVFLNPVVLRCTLDPELPFERAVAAVRERARAAYAHQDLPFERLVEDLGGARDLSRTPLYQVMFNLQESAMTGGASDDAEALDALREAARIAKTDLSLHLWPRPDGSLAGALEYATALFDPGTARRLTDHFVRLLTDAASRPGTRLAELDLIPPGERRRLLRDWNGPDVARAAATACDLFEAQRERTPGAVAIRQGGRETTFAELDDRANRFAHHLRRAGVGRGATVGILLDRGVDLVAALLGTWKAGAACLPFDPSYPADRIAHMLGTAGAALAITRAAYADRFGVPTLMVDTHRWMINAESSARPPRDTDPEEVAYALFTSGSTGRPKGVLLSHRAVANFLACAAETEALGDRGGRPTGGGSPLFSTVAFDLSIANIWSALVAGRPVTLLPQDLDVADLGRLLAEAGPFDRFILTPAHLELITEQLDAGQAAELAGLLWTAGAILPRRLANRWLELLGPGGLVNTYGPTETTVVMSAYPVVAPQDQEIVPIGRPMANTTVRVLDGRLRLLPTGAVGELHIGGACLATGYAGRPDLTAERFVPDPYGPPGSRLYRSGDLVRMRADGTMDYVGRIDDQVKVNGYRIEPGEIKAVVEEHAGVRECVVIAHQDRLVAFYRGDPAADLAAHCARRLPDFMTPSLFVPVERIALNTNGKVDRAALLRALDEAVTGGTDEPVAPRNVVEERIAAVWTDLLGVPVGVRHNFFALGGHSILAARLAAGLQEEFGLDLSIRLVFEHPTVEALAIAVEDLIRAEVDALSEADLTHDLMRSEELLA
- the sbnA gene encoding 2,3-diaminopropionate biosynthesis protein SbnA produces the protein MLSTVGNTPLVRLDRLVPGTSQQIYAKLERFNPGGSIKDRAALNMLRGRVESGELVPGRSVVVESSSGNLAIGLAQICAYYGIRFICVVDPKTTRQNLAILRAYQAEIEMIGAPDPQTGEYLPARVQRVQELLACLPHAYRPNQYANPLNAAAQRQTMAEIVAQLDGRVDYLFLSTGTCGTLVGCGDYLRERGLPTRIVAVDAVGSAIFGQAPRPRLIPGHGASVIPQLAGSAAPDEVTYVSDLDCVVGCRLLVNREAVLAGGSSGATVSALLRYLPEIPDGATCVLIFPDNGDRYLDTIYSDDWVTEHFGEVSHLWKDETC